A stretch of DNA from Sander lucioperca isolate FBNREF2018 chromosome 8, SLUC_FBN_1.2, whole genome shotgun sequence:
AGATATCTGTTCTTCAGTCTGTGTCTGTTACTCTACATGACTATTGTCTCTGCTAACATTGTCATTATTCTGACAGTCTGTCTGGAGAAGTCTCTGCATCAGCCCATGTATATTTTTAtctgctgtctgtcttttaACTCTCTGTACGGCTCAGCCGGCTTCTTCCCCAGGTTTCTGATGGACATTCTGTCTGACACTCATTTAATCTCACGTCCATTATGTTTCATTCAGATGTATGTTATTTACACCTATGCATCATTTGAGATGACTATTCTAAGCATCATGGCCTACGATAGATTTGTTGCTATTTGCCAGCCTTTACACTATCACAGTAACATGACATTTAAGATGGTAACACATCTTGTGATTTTTGCCGTGCTCGTCCCTGCATTTGCTATTAGCTTCGGTCTCTTCCTTACTGTTCGATTACCGTTGTGTGGCAATAAACTGCACAGGCtgttctgttccaactggcctGTGGTTCTACTCTCCTGTGTGGACACAACTCTGAACAACATAGTAGGTCAGTTTATCACGATGACAACCGTCTTCATCCCCCTGTTCTTTGTCCTGTACACCTATCTACGTATTCTGATTGTTTGCAGGAGAAGCTCGTCTGAATTCAGAGGAAAGGCGTTACAGACCTGCCTGCCTCACATCGTCACATTTGTAAACTTTTGCATCTCACTGTTTTGTGAGATTTTGCTAAGTCGATATAACATTGATGAAATGAAtccgtttgtttttgttgttttatccCTGGAGTTTTTGATCATTCCCCCCATTAATAACCCTCTAGTTTACGGCCTGAATCTGCCTCAAATCAGACGAGTGATTTTTAGCTTTTTTAGAAGATATGGAAAATGATTCCTGCttcattattttacacacaaCAAGCACAGAGAGAAACTAAAGAAGCTTTAATTCTGTTATTCACATAATGGGCTTCTAGAATATAGTACCGCCATTTTAACTGTAGAGATATTGTGTTTgttcacatttattttaaagaaatCTGAATATAGGTAAAGGAAATAGATCACTCTCCCCCCTTACcacattaaatatattaatgttttatATGCATGATCCAAATCATCAGACTAAAATACATCTTAAGTAATCATATTGAATTATATTTTGTGACCAAGCTTGAATGTTATTTCTGTATATGATCTTCTCTGTTTCCATTTGGCACCAGACATATTCTGTATGTAATACCACACACATTATGAGAAATAAAGCATAGGATGTGCTGCTTAATAACAATACATGTTTGGCCTAATGATTGTTTTCTTCTGGAACAACTAGTTATTGTCTATTATATTATATCAACTTTGGttttcaaagtcaaagtcaaagtctcTTTATTAGTCTCCCTAAGGAGAAATTCGCCTTGGACAGAGAGAACTTGCCTTGCAAGAGTaacaacatcaaaacaacaaaaacaacaaaaaagaagttagagaaacaaatGAACATGACACATCTAGGCTACTCAAATAGCTGTGCAAATTACAAGTTACCATATTATAAAAACTGCTAGTAAATATCCTTACAATCCATTGTTGCCTGATTGTTGCATAATTAAAAAGCTCATGCGGGTTGAGGGGTGCAGGTGTTCCCATAATTGTACCTGCCGTCTTAACCAAATTAAAAATCTGAGTTTTTGATTTAACTGTCAAATTTCCAAACTAGCTAGTAATACCATACCGAAGAATTGACTCTATTGTTGCTCTATAAAAGATTAACATAATATTTTTACAGACCCCAAACACTCTAAGTCTGTGCAAAAAATAAAGACGCTGATGAGTTCTGGCACAGACATTTGTTACATGTGTGCGCCAACTTAGGTCATTATCAATATGAACTCCTAGATATTTAAAGGAGGACACCTGCTTGATGTCATAGCCATGGATGGCCACCGGGCTGTGATCGCCAGCTGATCTTGGGTCTACCAGTATTTCCACAGTTTTGCTTGTGTTAATCTGAAGTTGATGCGAGTCGCACCAGTTGACAAACTTGTCCACAGCAACTTGGTGGATACTTATATTGCTTTCTTTAGTGAGTAAACTGAGAAGGACAGTGTCATCTGAAAATTTAACTATATATTGGTTTGGCTCAGAGCTGATGCAGTCATTGGTGTACAATGTAAACAGAAGAGGTGAACTGACACACCCGTGGGGGGCGCTAGTGCTGCACACTGCTGAATCAGACATGGAGGAGTTAAACTTCACCTGCTGTGGCCTGGAAGGAGT
This window harbors:
- the LOC116046685 gene encoding olfactory receptor 51I2-like; protein product: MKSNNSLNPLYFQFTLFVDFGPLRYLFFSLCLLLYMTIVSANIVIILTVCLEKSLHQPMYIFICCLSFNSLYGSAGFFPRFLMDILSDTHLISRPLCFIQMYVIYTYASFEMTILSIMAYDRFVAICQPLHYHSNMTFKMVTHLVIFAVLVPAFAISFGLFLTVRLPLCGNKLHRLFCSNWPVVLLSCVDTTLNNIVGQFITMTTVFIPLFFVLYTYLRILIVCRRSSSEFRGKALQTCLPHIVTFVNFCISLFCEILLSRYNIDEMNPFVFVVLSLEFLIIPPINNPLVYGLNLPQIRRVIFSFFRRYGK